In Alkalihalobacillus sp. TS-13, the following are encoded in one genomic region:
- a CDS encoding CoA-disulfide reductase, with protein sequence MKYVIIGGDAAGMSAAMQIVRNASNPEVITLEKGDIYSYGQCGLPYVISGQIPEAEDLIARDVETFREKYGIDAKIHHEVTKVDTDEKNVSGRHTESGETFTYTYDRLLVATGVRPIIPDWYGKDLDGVHTLKTIPDAKKIMADLDHAVKQVTIIGGGYIGLEMAESFVHLGKKVRMIERNEQLAKIFDEDMARHIHEEAEKHSIELCFSEQVEGFQGEGHVKSVITDKNEYASDLVLVAVGVKPNTDFLKDTLVHLNENGAVIVDAYMKTNVEDVYSAGDCATHYHRIKRLNDHIPLGTTANKQGRIAGLNMINKPKAFEGILGTSVIKFMDLTLGRTGVSEREAKALNIPYDTVVTEAKDIAGYYPGAEKLHVKLLYNTENQRIIGGQFIGKHGVDKRVDVLAMALFHKMSLHDLEDLDLSYAPPYNGVWDPIQQAARRAK encoded by the coding sequence ATGAAATACGTCATTATCGGAGGAGATGCTGCTGGCATGAGTGCCGCAATGCAGATTGTCCGTAACGCTTCAAATCCAGAAGTGATCACACTTGAAAAAGGAGATATCTATTCTTACGGACAGTGCGGTCTTCCCTATGTGATCAGCGGCCAAATTCCCGAAGCTGAGGATTTGATTGCGCGAGATGTGGAGACATTCCGCGAAAAATATGGAATAGACGCGAAAATCCATCATGAAGTGACAAAAGTCGATACAGATGAAAAAAACGTAAGCGGCCGTCATACGGAATCGGGTGAGACTTTTACATATACGTATGACCGCTTGCTTGTCGCGACTGGTGTGCGTCCGATTATTCCTGATTGGTATGGGAAGGACTTGGACGGTGTCCATACACTCAAAACGATTCCCGATGCAAAAAAAATCATGGCAGATCTTGATCATGCTGTAAAACAGGTGACCATCATCGGAGGGGGTTACATCGGTCTTGAAATGGCTGAGAGCTTTGTCCATCTTGGAAAAAAGGTCCGGATGATTGAGCGGAATGAACAATTGGCGAAAATTTTCGATGAGGACATGGCGAGGCATATCCATGAAGAAGCTGAAAAGCATAGCATTGAGCTTTGTTTCAGTGAACAGGTAGAAGGTTTTCAAGGCGAAGGACATGTGAAGTCTGTCATTACGGATAAAAATGAATATGCGTCGGATTTAGTACTGGTTGCGGTAGGTGTAAAACCGAATACGGATTTCCTGAAGGATACACTTGTACATTTGAATGAAAATGGCGCGGTCATTGTGGATGCTTATATGAAAACGAACGTAGAGGATGTTTATTCTGCTGGTGATTGCGCTACCCATTACCATCGGATCAAACGCTTGAACGATCATATTCCTCTCGGTACGACCGCCAATAAACAAGGCCGGATCGCTGGTTTGAACATGATTAATAAACCGAAGGCATTCGAAGGAATCCTCGGGACGTCCGTAATCAAGTTCATGGATCTGACTCTAGGCAGGACAGGCGTTTCTGAGCGGGAAGCAAAGGCTTTGAACATACCTTACGATACGGTCGTAACAGAAGCGAAAGATATAGCGGGTTATTATCCAGGAGCTGAAAAACTTCATGTAAAACTGTTGTACAATACAGAAAATCAAAGGATCATCGGCGGTCAGTTCATCGGAAAGCATGGTGTCGATAAACGAGTTGATGTCCTTGCGATGGCACTGTTCCATAAAATGTCGCTGCATGATCTCGAGGATCTGGACCTAAGTTATGCACCACCATACAACGGGGTTTGGGATCCAATCCAACAAGCCGCGAGAAGAGCAAAGTGA
- the prmC gene encoding peptide chain release factor N(5)-glutamine methyltransferase, translating into MNVIGALKWASSFLDEKGREPNAAEWLLCHILGARRSEMLSSLERVLTEEEEQQFSDYVKKHAEGTPVQYITKTEEFYGRPFTVSPEVLIPRPETEELVLAVLERIQKHFPERDELNVVDIGTGSGIIAITLKLERPDFNVTGVDIAEESIQVARENARILGADVRWMQGDLFQPFLVSRERFDVIVSNPPYIPEADIQTLSSIVKDYEPIRALVGGADGYQFYKKMIDTLPDVLEERGLIAFEVGYDQGITVASLLRETFGDQIETEILTDINGKERIVIGVVD; encoded by the coding sequence ATGAATGTGATCGGGGCCCTCAAATGGGCTTCTTCTTTTTTAGACGAAAAAGGCAGAGAACCGAATGCGGCGGAATGGCTTCTCTGTCATATTCTCGGTGCGCGGCGCAGTGAAATGCTCTCTTCGTTGGAACGTGTTTTGACTGAAGAGGAAGAGCAGCAATTTTCCGATTATGTAAAAAAGCATGCGGAAGGGACTCCGGTCCAATACATCACAAAAACAGAAGAGTTTTACGGAAGGCCTTTTACGGTCAGCCCTGAGGTCTTGATTCCGAGACCTGAAACCGAAGAGCTTGTACTGGCGGTTCTTGAACGTATTCAGAAGCACTTTCCGGAACGGGACGAGCTCAATGTGGTAGATATCGGCACAGGGAGTGGTATCATTGCGATCACCTTGAAGCTTGAACGTCCAGACTTCAACGTGACGGGCGTGGATATCGCAGAAGAATCAATACAGGTTGCACGTGAAAATGCCCGTATTCTTGGAGCGGATGTCCGTTGGATGCAAGGAGACTTGTTCCAACCATTTTTAGTGTCTCGTGAGCGTTTCGACGTCATCGTGTCGAACCCGCCATATATACCGGAGGCAGATATCCAGACACTTTCCTCGATTGTAAAAGATTATGAACCGATCCGAGCACTGGTCGGCGGGGCAGATGGCTATCAGTTTTATAAAAAGATGATCGATACGCTGCCCGATGTTCTTGAAGAACGTGGACTGATCGCATTCGAGGTCGGCTATGATCAAGGGATAACGGTCGCCTCATTGTTACGGGAAACGTTCGGGGATCAGATCGAGACGGAAATCCTCACAGATATCAATGGAAAAGAGCGGATCGTCATCGGTGTGGTAGACTGA
- a CDS encoding PAS domain-containing sensor histidine kinase — protein MNSFYPNISNDQNDKSDSILTRAEELEFKDQVQDSMMFIVEKSQSSYKFVNCQGNLLRKFGFEVSDIKGKELDECLPTDHTLKRIISYDRAWEGNAVTYEDRLNGIPYIGAVSPIYDSKGNVKQLQGFCFDISKKKQIEQRLREREYYFRTLFKYHPDGIFTLNKDGRFLFVNPAVLSICGYEENEMINAHFMPLIVPEERDNATEYFRKANSGEVMDFETVVFHKDGHRVNVQVTNIPIVMDNNVHSIYGIVHDITRQKKREKEIHLLRDRLSSMIYHSADSIAIFDMDDCLVNANPTFERFYGWKAEELIGKKVPYIPDDYKNEYAKILDEVKKGKNYSGVETTRATKDGANFYASVTLSPLEDEEGNIIGYSAISRDINKQRIAQDALRKQNEHYRIITEHTMDLINVFHPSGQILYSSPSHATILGYEAGRFKNMEWTNVIHPDDLSSVIQSIVNMKETKDSSKIEFRVKNADGNWVVLECYGTVVLNYQNEVESFVTISRDITERKQTEDFLRKSEKLAVLGELAAGIAHEIRNPLTSLKGFTHLLKANSGDENLEYYDIMLSELDRINTIVGEFMMLAKPQPRNVKPNDLSKILKEATSLLEAQANLYNIQFLLDFDSVLNVNCEADQMKQVFINLMKNGIESMESSGGLLMIRAICNEDTVTISFIDEGCGIPEKKLASIGEPFYTTKEKGTGLGMMICNKIIENHNGSIAIESEVDKGTKVSVTLPRD, from the coding sequence ATGAACTCTTTTTATCCAAATATCTCTAATGATCAGAATGATAAAAGCGATTCTATCTTAACAAGAGCTGAGGAATTGGAGTTTAAGGATCAGGTACAGGACAGCATGATGTTCATCGTCGAAAAATCACAATCAAGCTACAAGTTTGTCAATTGCCAGGGAAATTTGTTGAGGAAGTTCGGATTCGAGGTTTCTGATATAAAAGGAAAAGAACTCGATGAATGCTTACCAACTGACCATACGCTTAAAAGAATCATTTCATATGACCGCGCCTGGGAAGGCAATGCTGTTACATACGAAGATCGATTGAATGGGATACCATACATCGGAGCAGTTTCTCCAATCTACGACAGTAAAGGGAACGTAAAGCAACTACAGGGTTTCTGTTTTGATATCAGCAAGAAAAAGCAGATTGAACAACGATTGAGGGAGCGTGAATACTACTTCCGTACGCTTTTCAAGTATCATCCAGACGGAATTTTCACCCTTAACAAGGATGGGAGGTTTCTATTTGTCAATCCAGCGGTCCTCTCCATTTGCGGCTATGAAGAGAATGAGATGATCAATGCTCACTTCATGCCACTTATCGTTCCAGAAGAAAGAGATAATGCTACTGAGTATTTCCGAAAAGCAAACAGCGGTGAAGTCATGGATTTTGAAACGGTCGTCTTCCATAAAGATGGACACCGTGTCAACGTTCAAGTGACCAACATCCCGATTGTCATGGATAATAATGTCCATAGCATCTATGGAATTGTACATGATATAACAAGACAAAAGAAACGTGAAAAAGAAATCCATCTATTGAGGGACCGACTGTCGTCAATGATCTACCATTCGGCCGATTCAATCGCGATTTTTGATATGGATGATTGCCTTGTCAATGCGAATCCGACCTTCGAAAGGTTTTATGGCTGGAAGGCGGAAGAGTTAATTGGAAAAAAGGTGCCTTATATTCCTGACGATTACAAAAATGAGTATGCCAAAATCCTGGATGAAGTGAAAAAAGGTAAAAACTATTCCGGGGTAGAAACGACACGGGCCACCAAGGATGGGGCGAATTTTTACGCTAGTGTGACGCTTTCTCCATTAGAAGATGAAGAAGGAAATATCATCGGGTATTCCGCAATCTCAAGAGATATCAACAAGCAGAGAATAGCACAAGACGCCTTGCGGAAACAAAATGAACACTACCGGATCATCACGGAACATACGATGGATCTCATCAATGTTTTCCATCCAAGTGGGCAAATTTTGTACTCTTCTCCTTCTCATGCTACGATTCTTGGCTATGAAGCCGGACGGTTTAAAAATATGGAGTGGACGAATGTCATCCATCCGGACGATTTGTCTTCTGTCATACAATCGATCGTCAACATGAAGGAGACGAAGGATTCTTCAAAAATCGAATTCCGTGTAAAAAATGCAGACGGGAATTGGGTCGTATTGGAGTGTTATGGGACAGTTGTCCTCAATTATCAGAATGAAGTCGAATCATTCGTAACGATTTCACGTGATATAACTGAACGGAAACAAACGGAGGATTTTCTGAGGAAGTCGGAAAAACTGGCCGTCCTTGGAGAACTTGCAGCAGGTATCGCCCATGAAATCAGGAATCCACTCACCTCATTAAAAGGATTCACCCATCTGCTGAAGGCGAATTCTGGTGATGAAAATCTCGAATACTATGACATCATGCTGTCTGAGCTTGACCGTATCAACACGATCGTCGGGGAGTTCATGATGCTAGCGAAACCACAACCTCGCAACGTTAAACCAAATGATCTCTCAAAAATATTAAAAGAAGCGACTTCATTGTTGGAAGCACAAGCGAATCTTTATAACATCCAATTCCTGCTGGATTTCGATTCGGTTTTGAATGTGAATTGCGAAGCCGACCAGATGAAACAGGTCTTCATCAATCTTATGAAAAACGGAATCGAGTCGATGGAATCAAGCGGTGGCTTATTAATGATCAGAGCAATCTGTAATGAGGATACCGTCACAATTTCGTTTATCGATGAAGGCTGCGGAATTCCAGAAAAAAAGCTGGCAAGCATCGGCGAGCCTTTTTACACAACGAAGGAAAAAGGAACCGGCCTTGGCATGATGATTTGTAATAAGATCATTGAAAACCATAACGGTTCAATCGCGATCGAAAGTGAGGTGGATAAAGGGACAAAAGTTAGTGTCACCTTGCCACGGGATTGA
- the spoIIR gene encoding stage II sporulation protein R gives MKRKSIVIILLSLILLVVFYETQIKVANASFNNVPEQVIPDESIRLRILANSDSQADQELKRTIRDRVNEEITNWVFGIDSIDEARKIIKSELPSITQIVQQALSNKGIDETFSVKFGTVPFPTKLYGDLVYPAGDYEAVLISIGEATGANWWCVLFPPLCFLDFDNGDAVQSDENPQESAETVQNTTEEEPEVKFFVFELIENLFGAVGNLFT, from the coding sequence ATGAAACGGAAATCAATTGTTATCATACTATTATCATTAATTTTATTGGTTGTATTCTATGAAACTCAAATTAAGGTTGCGAATGCGTCATTCAATAATGTACCTGAGCAAGTGATTCCAGACGAGTCAATTCGTCTACGGATTCTCGCTAACAGTGACTCGCAAGCCGACCAAGAATTAAAAAGAACCATACGTGACAGAGTGAACGAGGAAATCACGAACTGGGTATTCGGCATCGATTCGATCGATGAAGCAAGAAAGATCATCAAAAGTGAGTTGCCATCCATCACACAAATCGTTCAACAGGCACTTTCTAATAAAGGGATCGATGAAACGTTTTCTGTAAAATTCGGAACTGTGCCATTCCCGACCAAGCTTTATGGGGATCTAGTCTATCCAGCTGGGGATTATGAAGCTGTCTTGATTTCAATCGGAGAGGCGACAGGTGCAAACTGGTGGTGTGTATTGTTCCCGCCGTTGTGTTTCCTCGACTTCGACAATGGGGATGCCGTTCAAAGTGATGAAAATCCGCAAGAGTCTGCAGAGACAGTCCAGAACACTACTGAGGAAGAACCTGAAGTGAAATTCTTCGTTTTCGAACTCATTGAAAATCTATTTGGAGCAGTCGGGAATCTATTCACATAG
- the prfA gene encoding peptide chain release factor 1, translating into MLERLRSIEERYEKLNELLSDPEVISDSKKLREYSKEQSDLEDTVTAYRKYKEVSEELEGAEQMLEEKLDAEMREMVKMELSELKEHHEELEQELKVLLLPKDPNDDKNVIIEVRGAAGGDEAALFASDLYRMYSRYAEIQGWKTEIIEASYTELGGYKEVIFMVNGAGAYSKLKYENGAHRVQRVPSTESGGRIHTSTATVAVLPEAEEVEVDIHEKDIRVDTFTSSGPGGQSVNTTMSAVRLTHVPTGIVVSCQDEKSQIKNKEKAMKVLRARIYDKFQQEAMDEYAANRKSAVGTGDRSERIRTYNFPQNRVTDHRIGLTIQKLDQILQGKIDEFIEALILEEQTSAMKQAEA; encoded by the coding sequence ATGTTAGAACGATTGAGATCAATCGAAGAACGATACGAAAAATTGAATGAGTTATTGAGTGACCCGGAAGTCATCAGTGATTCGAAAAAACTCCGCGAATACTCGAAAGAACAATCCGACCTTGAAGATACAGTGACAGCTTATCGTAAATATAAAGAAGTGTCTGAAGAGCTTGAAGGTGCCGAACAGATGCTTGAAGAAAAGCTCGATGCCGAAATGCGTGAAATGGTAAAAATGGAGCTTTCCGAGCTGAAAGAGCATCATGAAGAACTTGAACAGGAGCTGAAGGTTCTCTTATTGCCAAAAGACCCGAACGATGACAAGAACGTTATCATTGAAGTTCGTGGTGCGGCTGGTGGAGATGAAGCAGCTTTATTCGCTTCCGACCTTTACCGGATGTACAGCCGTTATGCTGAAATCCAGGGCTGGAAAACGGAGATTATTGAAGCGAGCTATACTGAACTCGGCGGTTATAAAGAGGTCATCTTCATGGTGAACGGGGCAGGCGCTTACTCCAAGCTAAAATACGAGAATGGTGCACACCGTGTTCAACGTGTCCCATCCACAGAGTCTGGCGGACGGATCCATACTTCTACAGCAACAGTAGCCGTTTTACCTGAAGCAGAGGAAGTTGAAGTCGATATCCATGAAAAAGACATCCGTGTCGATACGTTCACATCAAGCGGACCAGGCGGCCAAAGCGTCAACACGACGATGTCAGCCGTTCGTTTGACACACGTACCAACTGGAATCGTCGTTTCATGTCAGGACGAGAAATCTCAGATCAAAAACAAAGAAAAAGCGATGAAAGTATTGCGCGCACGTATTTATGATAAATTCCAACAAGAGGCGATGGATGAATATGCGGCGAACAGGAAGTCTGCAGTCGGAACGGGCGACCGCTCCGAACGGATCCGCACATACAACTTTCCGCAAAACCGTGTGACGGACCACCGTATCGGATTGACGATTCAAAAACTCGATCAGATTTTACAAGGGAAAATCGATGAGTTCATCGAAGCATTGATTCTTGAAGAACAGACCAGTGCGATGAAACAGGCGGAAGCATAA
- a CDS encoding L-threonylcarbamoyladenylate synthase yields MITTKWNVENVDNIKEHPAIKEAAMWIREGEVIAFPTETVYGLGADACSNKAIEKIFEAKGRPSDNPLIVHIANKDQLSQAASSWNETAERLMDRFWPGPLTIILPKIDRIAERTTAGLASVGVRMPDHPVALALIEASGLPLAAPSANRSGKPSPTIGEHVYQDLNGRIKGIIDGGATGVGLESTVVEVTGERVTILRPGGITKAQLETVVSDVKWDRALLETHQVPKSPGMKYTHYAPDAPLYLIDGNTVFFQSQIEEFQREGKKVGVLVSEELASQLQADEVKILGSSLQVEGVAQKLYHQLRAFDETEVDVILGETYPIEGMGEALMNRLLKAAGNRVIAENNERD; encoded by the coding sequence TTGATAACTACAAAATGGAATGTGGAAAATGTGGATAATATTAAAGAACATCCAGCAATAAAGGAAGCGGCAATGTGGATAAGAGAAGGGGAGGTTATCGCCTTTCCAACTGAAACTGTCTATGGCCTTGGAGCGGATGCTTGTTCTAACAAAGCCATTGAAAAAATCTTCGAAGCTAAAGGTCGTCCGAGCGACAATCCACTGATTGTACACATTGCGAATAAAGATCAGTTGTCGCAGGCTGCTTCTTCATGGAATGAAACGGCAGAGCGACTGATGGACCGGTTTTGGCCAGGCCCTCTCACGATCATTTTACCGAAAATTGATCGTATTGCTGAACGTACGACTGCCGGTTTAGCAAGTGTCGGCGTGCGGATGCCGGACCATCCCGTTGCACTTGCCTTGATCGAAGCGAGTGGTTTGCCTCTTGCGGCTCCTAGCGCAAACCGATCAGGCAAACCGAGTCCGACGATAGGCGAGCATGTTTATCAGGATTTGAATGGGCGGATCAAAGGGATCATTGATGGAGGTGCGACCGGTGTTGGTTTAGAGTCGACTGTCGTTGAAGTAACTGGGGAAAGGGTGACGATCTTACGCCCTGGCGGCATTACGAAAGCTCAGCTCGAAACAGTTGTCAGTGATGTGAAATGGGATCGCGCCCTTTTGGAAACGCACCAGGTCCCGAAATCTCCTGGGATGAAATATACCCATTACGCACCAGATGCCCCGTTGTACTTAATAGATGGGAACACAGTCTTTTTCCAGTCTCAAATTGAAGAATTTCAACGGGAAGGAAAGAAGGTTGGTGTGCTTGTCAGTGAGGAATTGGCGAGTCAGCTTCAAGCCGATGAAGTTAAAATCTTAGGCTCCTCCTTACAAGTAGAAGGGGTCGCACAAAAGTTGTATCACCAGCTCCGGGCGTTTGACGAAACGGAAGTCGATGTGATTTTAGGAGAAACGTATCCGATTGAAGGCATGGGAGAAGCCCTTATGAATCGTCTTTTAAAAGCAGCCGGTAATCGGGTGATTGCAGAAAACAACGAACGGGACTGA
- a CDS encoding manganese efflux pump MntP family protein, translating into MHKVKYGQRGRATVTTGLLDELITLIIMAIALGMDAFSMGLGMGMITLRIRQICKIGLLIGLFHMIMPLLGMTIGKQLTLHFGNLATWIGGGLLILLGIQMIISSLRTSDEPFITPKGFGIWLFSLSVSLDSFSVGLSLGIFGAKVILTILLFGIISMGLTWIGLLIGRKTQKWFGSYSEALGGCILLSFGLKLIF; encoded by the coding sequence ATGCATAAGGTGAAGTATGGACAAAGGGGGAGGGCGACTGTGACTACTGGACTCTTAGATGAATTGATCACACTTATCATCATGGCGATAGCCTTAGGTATGGATGCGTTTTCGATGGGACTAGGGATGGGAATGATCACACTCCGAATTCGCCAGATTTGCAAGATCGGCCTTTTGATCGGACTATTTCATATGATTATGCCTTTATTAGGGATGACAATAGGAAAACAGCTTACCCTGCATTTTGGCAATCTTGCCACATGGATCGGCGGGGGGCTTTTAATTCTCCTTGGCATTCAGATGATCATTTCCTCTTTACGTACGTCGGATGAACCGTTCATCACTCCTAAAGGATTCGGTATATGGCTTTTTTCGTTAAGTGTGAGTTTAGATAGTTTTTCAGTCGGGCTTAGCCTCGGTATTTTTGGGGCAAAAGTGATCTTGACGATCCTTTTGTTCGGAATCATCAGCATGGGCTTGACCTGGATCGGTTTGCTGATCGGCCGGAAAACGCAAAAATGGTTCGGGTCCTACAGTGAGGCTTTAGGTGGATGCATCCTTCTGTCCTTCGGGTTGAAGCTGATCTTTTAA
- a CDS encoding GNAT family N-acetyltransferase codes for MLSFRPAETNDAPSIKKFVAQAGLSNEGIEECIQTFIILETDKKKMAGTVGLERFGESGLIRSLVLDKEYSSEELLLRLLTAIIRLADQQGIKTVYLLTKVTSIFYTLGFMEVPYGKVPESLLESAHLQQYDKDQIAIMKHSLTDTQ; via the coding sequence ATGTTATCGTTTCGTCCAGCTGAAACGAATGATGCCCCATCTATAAAAAAGTTTGTTGCACAGGCCGGCCTATCGAATGAGGGAATCGAAGAATGTATCCAAACGTTCATCATCCTTGAAACCGACAAAAAGAAAATGGCAGGTACGGTAGGACTAGAACGATTCGGGGAAAGCGGTTTGATCCGTTCGCTTGTTTTGGACAAGGAGTATTCATCAGAAGAACTGCTGCTTCGTCTGTTGACAGCCATCATCAGGCTCGCCGATCAACAGGGGATAAAAACCGTCTATTTGTTGACAAAAGTGACCTCGATTTTCTATACGTTAGGATTCATGGAGGTTCCATATGGCAAGGTGCCAGAAAGCCTCCTGGAAAGTGCTCATTTGCAACAGTACGATAAAGACCAGATTGCAATAATGAAACACAGCCTTACTGATACACAATAG